From the genome of Sphingobacterium kitahiroshimense, one region includes:
- a CDS encoding DUF6850 family outer membrane beta-barrel protein → MKKLYIVGLLFCVWGTYLPVYAQHAVEQDTIARRIRAYTVDNPMWLEKSVEPRYSLIQMGYSQVSGEYRTAQDAQKIKNINFNSEGAVTIKDIRLWGRFAYNRSTEDSTRFAHQTRENPASPWYFGSYGYNHYERTNYFIQTRGQKYFADRKYSVFGGLDYHVGNHFSNNDPRSTIDAIQVNGSLGASARISSGWELGLEGKYGYGQERVEIAYRNEQYALSAVESPYMNYIVRGYGWKVSDWLSERNMFYQNDMKRYGAKGYLSWDGDLGKFYGNIGYLQEVQHYRQTLRNDSRINELSKFNLDQLSYQLMWNLKRDNKTYLASFNSLNHSGKDWVTESGNAQNYVYRKERQTIDLSYLIKKNKWQQFYEANIGYTHEVRHDGGTETRLDYDRMDYALSTLLTYATTRNQEVEFGVTAFAETNMGTSWTLPLINENVFHQYVFYHDIRYHEADVWGGKLRLGFTQRLKKGNFIKLVGTYTYRKADLGSALDRVNLAPLGRTREVGSVRLSYGF, encoded by the coding sequence ATGAAGAAATTATATATAGTAGGACTGTTATTTTGTGTCTGGGGGACTTATCTTCCTGTATATGCGCAACATGCTGTCGAGCAGGATACCATAGCACGTCGTATACGTGCGTATACCGTGGATAACCCCATGTGGTTGGAGAAGTCTGTGGAACCTCGATACAGCCTTATTCAAATGGGGTATAGTCAGGTAAGTGGTGAATATCGCACCGCTCAGGATGCGCAGAAAATAAAAAATATCAATTTTAATTCGGAGGGTGCGGTAACGATCAAAGATATTCGCCTTTGGGGAAGATTTGCTTATAACCGTAGTACGGAAGATAGCACGAGATTTGCGCATCAAACGCGGGAAAATCCAGCATCGCCCTGGTATTTTGGTTCATATGGATATAATCATTATGAGAGAACCAATTACTTCATTCAGACAAGGGGGCAGAAGTATTTTGCAGATCGTAAATACTCGGTCTTTGGTGGGCTGGATTACCATGTCGGCAATCATTTTAGTAACAACGACCCTAGGAGCACAATCGATGCGATTCAGGTCAATGGAAGTCTTGGAGCCAGTGCCCGTATTAGCTCAGGATGGGAGCTCGGGCTAGAGGGAAAATATGGTTATGGTCAAGAACGGGTAGAAATAGCTTACCGTAATGAGCAATATGCGCTAAGTGCTGTTGAATCGCCGTATATGAACTACATCGTGAGAGGCTACGGTTGGAAAGTGAGCGACTGGCTTAGTGAGCGCAATATGTTTTACCAGAATGATATGAAGCGTTATGGTGCGAAGGGTTATTTATCTTGGGACGGTGATCTGGGTAAATTTTACGGAAATATTGGATACCTACAGGAGGTGCAGCACTATCGACAGACACTTAGAAATGATTCGCGGATCAATGAATTGAGTAAGTTTAATCTGGATCAGTTGAGTTATCAGCTCATGTGGAATTTAAAACGGGATAACAAAACCTATCTGGCTTCTTTTAATAGCTTGAACCATAGTGGTAAAGACTGGGTCACTGAAAGTGGTAATGCACAGAATTATGTGTACAGAAAGGAGCGTCAAACCATAGATCTTTCGTATTTGATTAAAAAGAATAAGTGGCAGCAATTTTATGAGGCAAATATCGGTTATACCCATGAGGTACGCCATGACGGCGGTACGGAAACTCGATTGGATTATGATCGGATGGACTATGCCTTGTCTACATTGTTGACTTATGCTACAACTCGAAATCAAGAGGTGGAGTTTGGGGTGACTGCTTTTGCCGAAACAAACATGGGTACTTCGTGGACGCTTCCTTTGATTAACGAGAATGTTTTTCACCAGTATGTGTTTTACCATGATATTCGCTATCATGAGGCAGATGTATGGGGAGGTAAGCTACGTTTAGGGTTTACGCAGCGTCTTAAAAAAGGTAATTTCATTAAGTTGGTCGGTACGTATACGTACCGAAAAGCAGATTTAGGGAGTGCGCTGGATCGCGTGAATTTGGCTCCTTTGGGTCGCACTCGTGAGGTAGGAAGTGTACGTTTAAGTTATGGTTTTTAA
- a CDS encoding DUF4876 domain-containing protein yields MKLQKYLILLFICTGSFSSCQKELTPNNGPVDITADVTYASQEYQEKLPVDTITVNIYSLKGKLIYSAKTGQDGHISFPDLAPNTYRIQAVTSFKVDLFNQLLNRKEDFDVTFSSEIKEIMVGREVENHWDLSLVSGNSNPNGLVIKQIYYAGSHATLGASFRDQFIEIFNNSNQVQYVDSLCIAEAYGANSNNALYAYQANSKQYDWSKSYEMPPDMKANADYVYAQTILRLPGKGRDYPIAPGESMVIAATATNHKAPYEGADGKVIAVQDPSLTVDLSNADFEAYYAPYIGTSRPLASDVDNPNVPNVEVLRRGSGLDLIMNQAAQQSWFIFREDKVWNEKKWKGYGLPFADGRVNTSGTYIQVPIDLILDAVELQSSTSTQYPKKFSAQNDAGWTAVDGGARSSYAVIRKTKELVNGRRVLQDSNNSKDDFVSIKANPKGFAD; encoded by the coding sequence ATGAAATTACAAAAATATTTAATATTGCTGTTTATCTGTACGGGTTCATTCAGCAGCTGTCAAAAGGAGCTGACGCCAAATAATGGGCCGGTGGATATCACGGCAGATGTTACTTATGCAAGTCAGGAATATCAAGAAAAATTACCTGTAGACACCATCACGGTGAATATCTATTCGTTAAAGGGAAAATTGATCTATAGTGCTAAGACTGGGCAGGATGGACATATTTCCTTTCCGGATCTTGCGCCAAATACGTATAGAATCCAAGCTGTGACCAGTTTTAAGGTCGATCTATTCAATCAATTGTTGAACCGGAAAGAAGACTTTGACGTAACTTTTAGTTCCGAAATAAAGGAAATAATGGTCGGTAGAGAAGTTGAAAATCATTGGGATCTGTCATTGGTAAGTGGCAATTCTAATCCAAATGGATTGGTGATCAAACAGATCTATTATGCGGGTTCGCATGCGACCTTGGGTGCGAGTTTTAGAGATCAATTTATTGAGATCTTTAACAATTCAAATCAGGTTCAATATGTCGATAGTTTATGTATTGCCGAAGCCTATGGAGCAAATAGTAACAATGCGCTGTACGCTTACCAAGCGAATAGTAAACAATACGATTGGAGTAAATCTTATGAAATGCCTCCAGACATGAAGGCAAATGCCGATTACGTTTATGCGCAAACGATCCTGCGATTACCTGGTAAAGGTCGGGATTATCCGATTGCACCTGGTGAAAGTATGGTGATCGCGGCTACAGCGACCAATCATAAGGCTCCTTATGAAGGAGCTGATGGCAAAGTGATTGCTGTTCAGGATCCGAGTTTAACGGTAGATCTGAGCAACGCTGACTTTGAAGCTTATTATGCTCCTTATATCGGAACGTCAAGACCATTGGCATCGGATGTTGATAATCCGAATGTTCCGAATGTTGAGGTGCTGCGCCGGGGTAGTGGGTTAGATCTGATTATGAATCAGGCAGCGCAACAGAGCTGGTTTATCTTTCGTGAAGATAAGGTATGGAATGAAAAGAAGTGGAAGGGCTATGGATTGCCTTTTGCTGATGGACGTGTCAATACCTCGGGGACTTATATTCAGGTACCGATTGATCTTATACTGGATGCTGTTGAGCTTCAGTCTTCTACTTCAACACAATATCCAAAAAAGTTTTCTGCTCAAAATGATGCGGGATGGACGGCTGTTGACGGTGGGGCGCGATCTTCGTATGCTGTGATTCGGAAAACAAAAGAGCTGGTTAATGGCAGGCGGGTGCTGCAGGATTCAAATAATTCTAAGGATGATTTTGTGTCCATTAAAGCTAACCCGAAGGGATTTGCAGACTAG